DNA sequence from the Methanococcus maripaludis genome:
GAACCAGGAAGTCTTTCAGAATGGGAAAACATGAAAAGAAAACTTCGATTTAGGGGTTATTTTTCATATAATAAAGATTACACGGAACATATTGAATACAGGCAACCACAGAGCTTGTAGGTGATTTTTTTGGGTTGGTTCGATATCCTTAAAATAAAAACTAAAAAAAGTGGCCCTGATCCAGGAAGTAAAGGATCTGAAAATAATGAAGAAATTGAAAATGATGAAACTGAAGATGAAAAACCGGGAACTTTCAACGTTATTGGAAAAGTAAAAAAGAAAAAAGAAGAATATAATGCAGAAAGAGAAGCATATGACTCCCTTGCTCCATATTTGTGCAGACAAAAACTCTTAATTTGGCATAATGGATCCGGTGCGAAGGTTTTTGGTTATCCACATGCAGTAATTCCCGATGAAGGAACTTACAAAATATTATACAAAAATAAAGCCACGGATTGGCTTGAAGATTTAATAATAACTATAAAATCAACTCTTTTTAATTATAAACGACATTACGCAGTTGTTTATGCCCCTAAATCTTGCGTGGACGTTTCTGAAGACATAATAATGTTTTTTGTGGATCACTTCAGGGATGATAAATACGCAAATTTTGTGAAATATGCAGTTCCTCTCGAAGCTGATGATCCAAGACAAAGAGTGTCATGGATTGTTGAACGGAAACGTGCTGAGGCTTATGAAGTAATGGTTGAAAATTTATTATCTGAAGATATTCCAAACCTTGTCGATGCTGCGTTATACATTAATCCTACAATGAAAATGTACAAAGGAAGTGAAAAGGAAAGCAGCAGGAAGAGCACAAAAGAAAAAAGCTTTGAAGGCGGGGAATTTTCATTTGATAATGCCATTAATAGAATGAAAAATGAAATGATGTAAAGGTGATTTTTTGGCTGAAGAAATTGAAGGAGATTTTGTAGTTCCAAAACCAGAAAATACTGAAGGAGAAGAAATTCCTCCGGATTCTAAACCCATTTTTGATATTCCAACTGGAAGATCCAAGGCAGATTCTGAGGCTGATGAAGATGAATTTGATGAACGAACTCCAAAAACTGTAGGAAGAAAAAAGTCAGTTTATTTAGAAAAGGTAGTAAATAAAACAATTATCGATATTTTGGAAGATTTAAAAGAGATTCATTCTGTTTCATACCAAAAAGAAGTTAAAAGAACTTCAAAAAAGATTGGAACGAATATAATGTTTTTAAAAGAAACTTTGAAAGGGAATATTTAATCAATCAATATTCCATTTTTCTTTTAATTTAACTAATGTTCCGTCATTTTCCATTTCAAGAAGTGCAGCGTCAATAGATTTTTTTAATTCTGGATTAGTGTTATCTATTGCGATTGCAATGTATATAATGTCAAATTTATCTCCAATAATTTTTAATTCAGAATTATATTTTTGAATTAAATAAAGGGATGTGAGATGATCAGTCACTTCTGAATCGATTTTGCCAGATAACAAATCTTTGTGGATATCATTTTGATTTTCATAACTTATAATATCAAAATCCATAGATTTTGAAAGCGATTCTAACCATTTTTCCTCTATTGAATCTTTCAAAACACCAACCGATTTATGTTCAAGGCATTTTATTCCAACACATTCACTATTTTGTTTAACAAGTATTGAAGAATATGTGTATGCATACTGTCTTGAAAAATCCATTTTCAACTGTCTTTCTGGTGTTCTTCCAATATATCCTATTCCACAATCAACGTTACCCTCGGAAACTGCATCTAGCAGTTCTGAAAATGAATAGGCTATAAATTCAGGTTTTAAATCGAGTCTTTTCGATATTTCATATATCAATTCTACTTCAAAGCCTTTAAATTCTCCATCTTCAAGATATGAAGTTGGTGCTAGATCCGTACAGGCTCCAACATTTAGGACCCGATTGTTGGATTCTGTGTTTTTTTCAGTACAGCCTGAAAAGATTATTAAAAATATCGTTGAGATTATTAGAATTTTGGGATTAAACATTCTTTTACTCCATTGCCTGATTTTTTGGATTAATCCAGAATATAATATATATTGAATATTTGATCTAATTTTCTAAATGGATTAGATAGATATATTAATATATTGGTTAACTGGGGACAAAATGTTAAATGAATTTAGTTGGGAGGTGATCCTTTGTAAATATCAATATTGAAATAACTCCGAAAAGGTGAGATTTTGTTGGAATTAAATGAAATATACAATACAGACTTTTTTGAAGGTGTTAAGTCCCTTCCTGATAATTCAGTCGATTTAATCATTGCAGATCCTCCATACTACAATATCAAAGGGGATTTTGATTTTAAATTGACTTTTGATGAATGGAAATTACTGCACAAAAGAATGGCAGAAGAATTTAAACGAGTTTTAAAGTTAAACGGCAGTATTTTACTTTATGGTCATGCGAGAAACATTGCATACCAACAGGTTGTTTTTGATGAGTTATTTTTCCTTGAAAATAACCTTGTATGGCATAAAACAGACTGCCAAACTCGAAAAAACATTAAAGGATACCGCTGTTTTGCACCAGTTACTGAAAGAATTTTATTTTATTCGAATGAATATCGAAAAAACAATAATTCGCTGGTAAATCCAATGTATAAAGAATATGTGGAAGTACTTACACCAATTATTGAATATTTCATGCAAGAAAAAGAAAAAATCATGAAATTAAAAGGTTTTTCAACAAATGGTGAATTTATTAGGTTCATGGACGAATACACTGGAAGTACAACTGCTGCAAGACATTATTTCTCATGGAGTCAATGGATGTTCCCATCTGAAAAAACGTATGCTAAATTACAAGACATTGGTAATGGAGTTCTCGAAAAAGAATATCCTTTATTTAAAAAGCAATATGCAGAACTAAAGACTGAGTTTGAACGCACAAGAAGATATTTTGTAAATTCTGAACATACTGATGTTTTACTATTTTCTCAAGAAAGTCATATCACGAGAAAATATAATCACCCGACACAAAAGCCCCCAAAATTAACAAAGATGTTGATTGAATCTACAACAAAACCTGAAAGTTTAGTTTTAATTCCTTTTGCAGGTTCCGGTGTAGAATGTGCATGTTGTAAGGAACTTCAAAGAAATTTTATTGGTTTTGAAATTGATGAAAAATATTGTGAAGTTTCCAGGAATCGAATTAATGAAGTTTAATTTTTGAGTCCAAAAAACATCTGAATTTTGGACTTTTGAATAACTATACTATTTTATTATTTTTTTTGGATTT
Encoded proteins:
- a CDS encoding ABC transporter substrate-binding protein; protein product: MFNPKILIISTIFLIIFSGCTEKNTESNNRVLNVGACTDLAPTSYLEDGEFKGFEVELIYEISKRLDLKPEFIAYSFSELLDAVSEGNVDCGIGYIGRTPERQLKMDFSRQYAYTYSSILVKQNSECVGIKCLEHKSVGVLKDSIEEKWLESLSKSMDFDIISYENQNDIHKDLLSGKIDSEVTDHLTSLYLIQKYNSELKIIGDKFDIIYIAIAIDNTNPELKKSIDAALLEMENDGTLVKLKEKWNID
- a CDS encoding DNA-methyltransferase — protein: MLELNEIYNTDFFEGVKSLPDNSVDLIIADPPYYNIKGDFDFKLTFDEWKLLHKRMAEEFKRVLKLNGSILLYGHARNIAYQQVVFDELFFLENNLVWHKTDCQTRKNIKGYRCFAPVTERILFYSNEYRKNNNSLVNPMYKEYVEVLTPIIEYFMQEKEKIMKLKGFSTNGEFIRFMDEYTGSTTAARHYFSWSQWMFPSEKTYAKLQDIGNGVLEKEYPLFKKQYAELKTEFERTRRYFVNSEHTDVLLFSQESHITRKYNHPTQKPPKLTKMLIESTTKPESLVLIPFAGSGVECACCKELQRNFIGFEIDEKYCEVSRNRINEV